A genome region from Geobacter pickeringii includes the following:
- a CDS encoding bacteriohemerythrin, which produces MKVITYLRATVPRDTGMPAAHTLHHRRTRTMAIGWREDLLTGIDEVDTQHRELFLRFGNLLTACNDGKGNEEVLRLLMFLDEYVVSHFAAEERIMRHCGCADYLEHKRQHQKFTRDLEELKRNVRDGGAGLSLVISTNQMMIEWLTRHIEKMDKEIVNFLA; this is translated from the coding sequence ATGAAAGTAATCACTTACCTGCGAGCCACGGTCCCCCGCGACACCGGGATGCCCGCCGCCCATACCCTGCACCACAGGAGAACCAGAACCATGGCCATTGGATGGAGAGAGGATCTGCTCACGGGCATCGACGAGGTCGACACCCAGCACCGGGAACTGTTCCTCCGTTTCGGAAACCTGCTGACCGCCTGCAACGACGGCAAGGGGAACGAGGAGGTGCTGCGGCTCCTCATGTTTCTCGACGAGTACGTGGTATCGCACTTCGCCGCCGAGGAACGGATCATGCGCCACTGCGGCTGTGCCGACTACCTCGAGCACAAACGGCAGCACCAGAAGTTCACGCGCGACTTGGAGGAGCTGAAACGGAACGTTCGCGACGGCGGCGCCGGCCTCTCCCTCGTGATCTCGACCAATCAGATGATGATCGAGTGGCTCACCCGTCACATCGAGAAGATGGACAAGGAGATCGTCAACTTCCTCGCGTAG
- a CDS encoding putative metallopeptidase: MAPGGSVLNLTRELERLVAHVAATVDELSHVDPARLLLCVSSTRSGGVGGMYAKIHPLRFAGGEKSVTRRRGRHTYVSTMPTVLHRETEILYVIYFLVPRFLDLPLREKLITIFHELYHISPAFDGDIRRFPGKNFAHGSSTRRYNACMAKLVDGYLAGHGHPELLAFLDGTAADLRGRHRALVGRRFRIPRIRTERA, encoded by the coding sequence GTGGCCCCAGGGGGATCCGTTCTCAATCTGACCCGGGAGCTGGAGCGGCTCGTCGCCCACGTGGCCGCCACCGTCGACGAGCTTTCCCATGTGGACCCCGCCCGGCTGCTCCTCTGCGTCTCCTCCACCCGCAGCGGCGGCGTCGGCGGCATGTACGCCAAGATCCACCCCCTGCGGTTCGCCGGCGGGGAGAAGAGCGTGACGCGGCGGCGCGGCCGCCACACCTACGTCAGCACCATGCCGACGGTGCTCCACCGGGAGACGGAGATCCTCTACGTCATCTACTTCCTCGTCCCCCGCTTCCTCGACCTGCCGCTGCGCGAAAAACTCATCACCATCTTCCACGAGCTCTACCACATCTCTCCCGCCTTCGACGGCGACATCCGCCGCTTTCCCGGCAAGAACTTCGCCCACGGCAGCTCCACCCGGCGCTACAACGCCTGCATGGCGAAACTGGTTGACGGCTACCTGGCCGGCCACGGCCACCCCGAGCTGCTCGCCTTCCTCGACGGCACCGCCGCCGACCTGCGGGGACGGCACCGCGCCCTGGTCGGACGCCGTTTCCGCATTCCCCGCATCAGGACGGAACGGGCGTAA
- a CDS encoding acyl-CoA dehydratase activase has translation MHIGIDLGSRKAKFALFDGERTLRLADHDTVTFYKRYGRLEGEELALDLAASGIFTPAELASATVVVTGYGRNTLALKGARIISEIRAHVGGALFQTGLREFTLLDMGGQDTKVALVRGGKLADFVMNDKCAASSGRYLENMAAILEVSLDELSTHWEEPVKLDATCGIFGESELIGQILRGHSVERLCAGVNQTLVKRVMPMLKRFPSETIVLTGGVARNGGVVRLLQDETGREVCVPLHPQHNGAIGCAAMA, from the coding sequence ATGCACATCGGCATCGACTTAGGAAGCAGAAAGGCGAAATTCGCCCTCTTCGATGGAGAGCGCACCCTCCGCCTGGCCGACCACGACACGGTCACCTTCTACAAGCGCTACGGCAGGCTCGAGGGGGAGGAACTGGCGCTGGACCTGGCGGCGAGCGGCATCTTCACGCCGGCGGAACTTGCCAGCGCGACGGTGGTGGTCACCGGCTACGGCCGCAACACCCTCGCGCTCAAAGGGGCGCGCATCATCTCCGAGATCCGGGCCCATGTGGGCGGCGCCCTCTTCCAGACGGGGCTTCGGGAGTTCACCCTCCTGGACATGGGGGGGCAGGACACGAAGGTGGCCCTGGTGCGGGGGGGGAAGCTCGCCGACTTCGTCATGAACGACAAGTGCGCCGCCTCCAGCGGCCGCTACCTGGAAAACATGGCGGCGATCCTGGAGGTCTCCCTCGACGAGCTCTCCACCCACTGGGAGGAGCCGGTGAAACTCGACGCCACCTGCGGCATCTTCGGCGAGTCGGAGCTCATCGGCCAGATCCTCCGGGGGCACTCCGTGGAGCGGCTCTGCGCCGGGGTGAACCAGACCCTCGTCAAGCGCGTGATGCCGATGCTGAAGCGCTTCCCCTCGGAGACCATCGTCCTTACCGGCGGCGTCGCCCGCAACGGGGGGGTGGTGAGGCTCCTGCAGGACGAGACCGGCCGGGAGGTCTGCGTCCCCCTGCACCCCCAGCACAACGGCGCCATCGGCTGCGCCGCCATGGCGTAA
- a CDS encoding 2-hydroxyacyl-CoA dehydratase family protein has product MHRVGFTTTIPLEVILAAEKSPVDLNNVFITSPANNRMIEEAEVDGFPRSICSWIKGIYAAILECGIKEIVAVTEGDCSNTRALMEVLSLRGVETVPFAYPHDRDPASVRFEIEKLMRHFGVGWDAVNLTRERLGRIRRKVREIDRLTWEENLVSGQENHYFQVCTSDMNGDPDRFEAEVESFLAGVQERTPFNDTVRLAFIGVPPIFDDLYPFIESLGARVVFNETQRQFAMPYDTPDLVEQYRAYTYPYDIFHRLSDILLELERRGVDAVIHYVQSFCFRQIEDMIVRQKIPLPVLTLEGDKPAPLDARTKIRIEGFLEMLAD; this is encoded by the coding sequence GTGCACCGTGTCGGCTTCACCACCACCATCCCGCTGGAGGTCATCCTCGCAGCGGAGAAAAGCCCCGTCGACCTCAACAACGTCTTCATCACGAGCCCGGCCAATAACCGGATGATCGAGGAGGCGGAGGTGGACGGCTTCCCCCGGAGCATCTGCAGCTGGATCAAGGGGATCTACGCGGCGATCCTCGAGTGCGGGATCAAGGAGATCGTCGCCGTCACCGAAGGGGATTGCAGCAACACCCGGGCGCTCATGGAGGTCCTCTCCCTCAGGGGGGTGGAGACGGTCCCCTTCGCCTACCCCCACGACCGGGATCCGGCGAGTGTCCGCTTCGAGATCGAGAAGCTGATGCGCCACTTCGGGGTCGGCTGGGACGCGGTGAACCTGACCCGGGAGCGCCTGGGGCGGATCCGGCGCAAGGTGCGGGAGATCGACCGGCTCACCTGGGAGGAGAACCTCGTCAGCGGTCAGGAAAACCACTATTTCCAGGTCTGCACCTCGGACATGAACGGCGACCCCGACCGCTTCGAGGCGGAAGTGGAGAGCTTCCTCGCCGGCGTCCAGGAGCGCACGCCGTTCAACGACACCGTGCGGCTCGCCTTCATCGGCGTCCCTCCCATCTTCGACGATCTCTACCCGTTCATCGAATCCCTCGGGGCACGGGTGGTCTTCAACGAAACCCAGCGCCAGTTCGCTATGCCCTACGACACCCCGGACCTGGTGGAGCAGTACCGCGCCTATACCTACCCCTACGATATCTTCCACCGGCTGTCGGACATCCTCCTGGAACTGGAGCGGCGGGGGGTGGACGCGGTGATTCACTACGTCCAGTCGTTCTGCTTCCGCCAGATCGAGGATATGATCGTGCGCCAGAAGATCCCCCTCCCGGTCCTCACCCTCGAAGGGGATAAGCCGGCCCCCCTTGACGCGCGGACCAAGATCAGGATCGAGGGATTCCTCGAGATGCTGGCGGACTAG
- the murI gene encoding glutamate racemase, translating into MPWKAIGIFDSGVGGLTVLKEIVKALPQEDTIYFGDTARVPYGTKSPETVTRYSLEIASFLVKRDIKLLVVACNTASACSLDALQETLSIPVVGVIEPGARRAVSVTRSGRVGVIGTEGTIRSSAYAKAIKRMNPEVEVVTKACPLFVPLAEEGWTDNEVARLTAETYLGGVRDHGVDTLVLGCTHYPILKRVIGETVGDAVKLVDSAEETARTVAEILRGRDLLRPSAELGNHHYFVSDVPAGFIRVGNRFLGGSLGDVYQISLDTEKG; encoded by the coding sequence GTGCCCTGGAAAGCCATCGGCATTTTCGATTCGGGGGTTGGCGGCCTGACGGTCCTCAAGGAGATCGTTAAGGCCCTTCCCCAGGAAGACACCATCTACTTCGGCGATACCGCCCGGGTCCCCTACGGGACCAAGTCCCCCGAGACCGTCACCCGCTACAGTCTCGAGATCGCCTCCTTTCTCGTCAAGCGCGACATCAAGCTCCTCGTGGTCGCCTGCAACACCGCCTCGGCCTGCTCCCTCGACGCCCTGCAGGAGACCCTCTCCATCCCGGTGGTGGGGGTCATCGAGCCGGGGGCCCGTCGGGCCGTCTCGGTCACCCGCAGCGGCAGGGTCGGCGTCATCGGCACCGAGGGGACCATCCGAAGCAGCGCCTATGCCAAGGCGATCAAGCGGATGAATCCCGAGGTGGAGGTGGTAACCAAGGCCTGCCCCCTCTTCGTGCCGCTGGCTGAAGAGGGGTGGACCGACAACGAGGTGGCGCGCCTCACGGCCGAGACCTATCTCGGGGGGGTCCGCGACCACGGGGTCGACACGCTGGTGCTGGGGTGCACCCACTACCCGATCCTCAAGAGGGTGATCGGCGAGACGGTGGGGGATGCCGTGAAGCTGGTCGATTCCGCGGAGGAGACCGCCCGCACCGTGGCGGAGATCCTCCGGGGGCGGGACTTGCTCCGTCCCAGCGCCGAACTCGGCAACCACCACTACTTCGTCTCCGACGTCCCGGCCGGGTTCATCCGGGTCGGCAACCGCTTTCTCGGCGGCAGTCTCGGGGATGTCTACCAGATAAGCCTCGACACGGAGAAGGGATAG
- a CDS encoding GerMN domain-containing protein, translating to MKRTKPRKWSRLIVVAFLVAATVLGLLIFQKYRTSRELPVAQSEPKPSGTFRVTLFFATPDAEGLAREGRELDACEEMADCVEEVVDELVNGPVGELQPTLPPSAVVRGVRIVGETAVIDFGKELVAGLPGGSSAELAAVYSVVDTVCLNFPAIKGVKFLVEGKDAETLAGHVDLRRPIPPDYTLEKTDEKVVKP from the coding sequence ATGAAGCGCACCAAACCCCGCAAGTGGAGCCGCCTCATTGTGGTCGCCTTTCTGGTGGCCGCCACGGTGCTCGGCCTCCTCATCTTCCAGAAATACCGCACCAGCCGGGAGCTCCCCGTCGCCCAGTCGGAACCGAAGCCTTCCGGCACGTTCCGGGTCACCCTCTTCTTCGCCACCCCCGACGCCGAGGGGCTCGCCCGGGAAGGGCGGGAGCTCGACGCCTGCGAGGAGATGGCCGACTGCGTGGAGGAGGTGGTCGACGAGCTGGTGAACGGCCCCGTGGGCGAACTGCAGCCGACCCTCCCCCCCAGCGCCGTCGTCCGCGGCGTCCGGATCGTGGGGGAGACGGCGGTCATCGACTTCGGCAAGGAACTGGTGGCGGGGCTCCCCGGCGGCAGTTCCGCCGAGCTGGCGGCGGTCTACTCGGTGGTGGACACCGTCTGCCTCAACTTCCCCGCGATCAAGGGGGTGAAGTTCCTGGTGGAAGGGAAGGACGCCGAGACCCTGGCGGGACACGTGGACCTGCGCCGCCCCATTCCCCCCGATTATACGCTGGAAAAGACCGATGAAAAGGTGGTGAAACCATGA
- a CDS encoding homocysteine S-methyltransferase family protein, translating into MKKPFLQAIKERVLVLDGAMGTMLQERGLKPGQSPEELNLTMPDVVAGVHREYVAAGADIIVTNTFGGTRAKLEHFGLEAKVREINVRAVEIAREVCGDDAYVAGSVGPTGLFVEPVGGVTFDAMAGLFREQAAALIEAGADLITLETFLDIKEIRAAVIAIRELSPTIPIIAQLTFDNEGRTVLGTPPEAAAVTLAAAGADIIGSNCGLGPDGICAVMGAMRGVTRLPLISQANAGLPKLVEGKTVFPGTPDDMTAFHDRLLELNVRIIGGCCGTTPAHIRAIKEALAGRDQSWRDCGPAPGVTYLSSRTSVVAFGGGLTTAIIGERINPTGKKGFAQELREGKVSYIRREAMEQVAAGAHLLDINVGTPGIDEPAAMERAVFCVTGSVGVPLVLDSSDPAALERGLKAADGKVLVNSVNGEEKSIARVLPLVKKYGAAVIGLALDETGIPETGEGRLAVAERIVAAAEGDGIPRSDVVIDCLTLTVSAEQKRAMETLKAVRLVKERLGCNTVLGVSNISFGLPRRPLVSSTFFGMAMAAGLDAAIVNPKEEEMMAAWRSAMVLLNRDPSSAAYIAAYAGTASAPEPAGAAENLDIRERLTRAVITGDRENIAALVEEAFAQGLEPLQVSNEGLLPGLEEVGRRFEKNLVFLPQVMQSAETMQAAFARLKEAMKGAPAASRGTILMATVEGDIHDIGKNIVCTLLENHGFEVIDLGKNVAADRIVAKAKELGVDAVGLSALMTTTMTEMENVIARLRAAGIRTFTMVGGAVVTQEYADQIGADLYARDAMEAVARIRGLLDKPV; encoded by the coding sequence ATGAAGAAGCCGTTCCTGCAGGCGATCAAAGAGCGCGTCCTCGTCCTCGACGGCGCCATGGGGACCATGCTCCAGGAGCGGGGGCTCAAGCCGGGGCAGTCGCCGGAGGAGCTGAACCTGACCATGCCCGACGTGGTGGCCGGCGTCCACCGCGAGTACGTGGCGGCGGGGGCCGACATCATCGTCACCAACACCTTCGGCGGCACCCGCGCCAAGCTGGAGCACTTCGGCCTGGAGGCGAAGGTCCGCGAGATCAACGTCCGGGCCGTGGAGATCGCCCGGGAGGTCTGCGGCGACGATGCCTACGTGGCCGGCTCCGTCGGCCCCACCGGGCTCTTCGTGGAGCCGGTGGGTGGGGTGACCTTCGACGCCATGGCGGGGCTCTTCCGGGAGCAGGCCGCGGCCCTCATCGAGGCCGGTGCCGACCTCATCACCCTCGAAACCTTCCTCGACATCAAGGAGATCCGGGCGGCGGTCATCGCCATCCGGGAGCTCTCCCCCACCATCCCGATCATCGCCCAGCTCACCTTCGACAACGAGGGGCGCACTGTCCTCGGCACCCCTCCCGAGGCGGCGGCCGTGACCCTGGCGGCGGCCGGCGCCGACATCATCGGCTCCAACTGCGGCCTCGGCCCCGACGGCATCTGCGCCGTCATGGGGGCGATGCGCGGCGTGACGCGGCTCCCCCTCATCTCCCAGGCCAATGCGGGGCTGCCGAAGCTCGTGGAGGGCAAGACCGTCTTCCCCGGTACCCCCGACGACATGACCGCCTTCCACGACCGGCTCCTGGAGCTCAACGTCCGGATCATCGGCGGCTGCTGTGGCACCACCCCGGCCCACATCCGGGCCATCAAGGAGGCGCTGGCGGGGCGCGACCAGTCGTGGCGCGACTGTGGCCCCGCACCGGGGGTGACGTACCTGTCGAGCCGCACCTCCGTCGTCGCCTTCGGCGGCGGGCTTACCACCGCCATCATCGGCGAGCGGATCAACCCCACCGGCAAGAAGGGGTTCGCCCAGGAGCTGCGGGAGGGGAAGGTCTCCTACATCCGCCGCGAGGCGATGGAACAGGTGGCCGCCGGCGCCCATCTGCTGGACATCAACGTCGGGACCCCGGGAATCGACGAGCCGGCCGCCATGGAGCGGGCGGTCTTCTGCGTGACCGGGAGCGTCGGGGTGCCGCTGGTCCTCGACTCGTCCGACCCCGCGGCCCTGGAGCGGGGGCTCAAGGCAGCCGACGGCAAGGTGCTGGTAAACTCCGTGAACGGCGAGGAGAAGAGCATCGCCCGGGTCCTGCCGCTGGTGAAGAAGTACGGCGCCGCCGTCATCGGCCTGGCCCTGGACGAGACCGGCATCCCCGAGACCGGCGAGGGGCGCCTCGCCGTGGCGGAGCGGATCGTGGCCGCCGCGGAAGGGGATGGCATCCCCCGCAGCGACGTGGTGATCGACTGTCTCACCCTCACCGTGAGCGCCGAGCAGAAGCGGGCCATGGAGACCCTGAAGGCGGTCCGCCTCGTGAAGGAACGGCTCGGCTGCAACACCGTGCTCGGCGTCAGCAACATCTCCTTCGGCCTCCCCCGCCGCCCCCTGGTCTCGTCGACCTTCTTCGGCATGGCCATGGCCGCCGGCCTCGACGCTGCCATCGTCAATCCCAAAGAGGAGGAGATGATGGCCGCCTGGCGTTCGGCCATGGTGCTCCTGAACCGCGACCCCTCCTCGGCCGCCTACATCGCCGCCTACGCCGGCACCGCCTCCGCGCCCGAACCGGCCGGGGCCGCCGAGAACCTCGACATCCGCGAGCGGCTCACGCGGGCCGTCATCACCGGCGACCGGGAGAATATCGCGGCACTGGTGGAGGAGGCGTTCGCCCAGGGGCTCGAACCGCTCCAGGTGAGCAACGAGGGGCTTCTCCCCGGCCTGGAGGAGGTGGGGCGCCGCTTCGAGAAGAACCTCGTCTTCCTCCCCCAGGTGATGCAGTCGGCCGAGACGATGCAGGCCGCCTTCGCCCGCCTCAAGGAGGCGATGAAAGGTGCTCCGGCCGCCAGTCGCGGCACGATCCTCATGGCCACCGTGGAGGGGGACATCCACGACATCGGCAAGAACATCGTCTGCACCCTCTTGGAGAACCACGGCTTCGAGGTGATCGATCTCGGCAAGAACGTGGCCGCCGACCGGATCGTGGCGAAGGCGAAGGAGCTCGGCGTCGATGCCGTGGGGCTCTCCGCCCTCATGACCACCACCATGACCGAGATGGAGAACGTCATCGCCCGGCTCAGGGCGGCCGGGATCAGGACATTCACCATGGTCGGCGGCGCGGTGGTGACCCAGGAGTATGCCGACCAGATCGGCGCCGACCTCTATGCCCGCGACGCCATGGAGGCAGTTGCGCGGATCAGGGGGCTTCTCGATAAACCGGTGTAA
- a CDS encoding transketolase has translation MERTSVNSETISSLEEKARQLRVDIVKTLHKSQSGHTGGSLSAIDMVAALYFHVMRHKPADPKWEGRDRFVLCKGHAAPALYVALAEAGYFPKEDLMMLRRLGSHLQGHPDSKQTPGVEVCTGSLGQGLSMANGLALGLRLDGSESRVYALLGDGELQEGQVWEAAMAAGHYKLDNLCALIDVNRLQIDGEVAKVMNVEPVADKFAAFGWEVIDIDGHDMKAIVAALEQAATVKGKPTAIVARTVKGKGVSFFENKASYHGVAPSDEELPKALECLGEQCNL, from the coding sequence ATGGAAAGGACCAGCGTGAACAGCGAAACGATCAGCTCTCTCGAGGAAAAGGCCCGGCAGCTCCGGGTCGACATCGTCAAGACGTTGCATAAGTCCCAGTCGGGTCACACCGGCGGTTCCCTCTCGGCCATCGACATGGTGGCCGCCCTCTATTTCCACGTCATGCGCCACAAGCCGGCCGACCCGAAGTGGGAGGGGCGGGACCGCTTCGTGCTCTGCAAGGGGCACGCGGCGCCGGCCCTGTACGTGGCCCTGGCCGAGGCGGGGTACTTCCCGAAGGAGGACCTGATGATGCTGCGGCGTCTCGGCTCCCACCTCCAGGGGCACCCCGACAGCAAGCAGACGCCCGGGGTCGAGGTCTGCACCGGCTCCCTCGGGCAGGGACTCTCCATGGCCAACGGCCTGGCCCTGGGGTTGCGTCTCGACGGGAGTGAGAGCCGGGTCTATGCCCTGCTGGGGGACGGTGAGCTCCAGGAGGGGCAGGTCTGGGAGGCCGCCATGGCCGCCGGCCACTACAAGCTCGACAACCTCTGCGCCCTCATCGACGTGAACCGCCTCCAGATCGACGGCGAGGTGGCGAAGGTTATGAACGTGGAGCCGGTTGCCGACAAGTTTGCCGCCTTCGGCTGGGAGGTGATCGACATCGACGGCCACGACATGAAGGCCATCGTCGCCGCCCTGGAACAGGCAGCCACCGTGAAGGGGAAGCCGACCGCCATCGTCGCCCGGACGGTCAAGGGGAAGGGGGTCTCCTTCTTTGAGAACAAGGCGTCGTACCACGGGGTGGCTCCGAGCGATGAAGAGCTCCCCAAGGCGCTGGAGTGCCTCGGCGAGCAGTGCAACCTGTAG
- a CDS encoding transketolase family protein, translated as MSTMIATRDAYGQTLAELGEENAAVVVLDADLSGSTKTSVFAKKFPERFFNMGIAEANMVGTAAGLAAAGKIPFLSTFAIFAAGRGWEQIRQSLAYPKANVKVVATHGGITVGEDGGSHQSVEDIAIMRAIPNMTVIVPADGPETAKAIRAAAAYKGPVYVRLGRNKVPTVTVEDAPFEIGKGTQLADGNDLTFVTTGLMTAQALAAAKLLATEGISARVVHLATIKPLDGEILLKAARETGAIVTAEEHSVVGGLGGAVAEYLSENCPVPLRRIGINDRFGLSGKAEELIKYFGLMPADLAEAGREIVAKKRG; from the coding sequence ATGAGCACCATGATCGCCACCCGCGACGCCTACGGCCAGACCCTGGCCGAGCTGGGCGAGGAGAATGCCGCCGTCGTCGTCCTCGACGCCGACCTTTCCGGGTCCACCAAGACGTCGGTCTTTGCCAAGAAATTCCCCGAGCGCTTCTTCAATATGGGAATCGCCGAGGCCAACATGGTCGGCACCGCCGCCGGCCTTGCTGCCGCCGGCAAGATCCCGTTTCTCTCCACCTTTGCGATCTTCGCCGCCGGCCGGGGATGGGAGCAGATCCGCCAGTCCCTCGCCTATCCGAAGGCCAACGTGAAGGTGGTCGCCACCCACGGCGGGATCACCGTCGGGGAGGACGGCGGCTCCCACCAGTCGGTGGAAGATATCGCCATCATGCGGGCGATCCCGAACATGACGGTCATCGTCCCGGCCGACGGCCCCGAGACCGCCAAGGCGATCCGCGCTGCCGCCGCTTACAAGGGGCCGGTCTACGTCCGTCTCGGCCGTAACAAGGTCCCCACCGTCACGGTCGAAGATGCCCCCTTCGAGATCGGCAAGGGGACCCAGCTGGCCGACGGGAATGATCTCACCTTCGTTACCACCGGCCTCATGACCGCCCAGGCCCTGGCAGCGGCGAAACTCCTCGCCACGGAGGGGATTTCGGCCCGGGTAGTGCATCTTGCCACCATCAAGCCCCTGGACGGCGAAATCCTCCTGAAGGCGGCCCGGGAGACCGGCGCCATCGTCACCGCCGAGGAGCACTCGGTGGTGGGGGGGCTCGGCGGCGCCGTGGCCGAATACCTCTCCGAGAACTGCCCGGTGCCGCTCCGGCGGATCGGCATCAACGACCGGTTCGGCCTCTCCGGCAAGGCGGAGGAGCTCATCAAGTACTTCGGCCTCATGCCTGCCGATCTGGCCGAGGCGGGGCGGGAGATCGTCGCGAAGAAGCGGGGGTAG
- a CDS encoding type II secretion system protein codes for MRILRSVDGFTYLAAIMIVVIMGIMLGVSGQLWRTTMKREREEELLFRGQQYKAAMERWYKPGGPGQPPPSSLNDLKDLLKDPHSTTTVRYIRRLYKDPVTGKDFDVVRQPGKGIVGVMSTSEDEPLKAGGFPKGLEALEGANQYKKWLFALSLDASGKGGTTGQQAGGGQSASPGQAAPAGTAGMPSGWSYPGATGTPAR; via the coding sequence ATGCGGATACTGAGATCGGTAGACGGTTTCACCTATCTGGCGGCGATCATGATCGTCGTCATCATGGGGATCATGCTCGGTGTGTCGGGGCAGCTCTGGCGGACGACCATGAAGCGGGAGCGGGAGGAGGAGCTGCTCTTTCGCGGCCAGCAGTACAAGGCGGCCATGGAGCGGTGGTACAAGCCGGGCGGGCCGGGACAGCCCCCCCCCAGCAGCCTCAATGACCTGAAGGATCTGCTGAAGGACCCCCATTCTACCACCACGGTTCGCTACATCCGCCGGCTCTACAAGGACCCCGTCACCGGCAAGGATTTCGACGTCGTGCGCCAGCCGGGGAAGGGGATCGTGGGGGTCATGAGCACCAGCGAGGATGAGCCGCTCAAGGCGGGAGGGTTCCCCAAGGGGCTGGAGGCGCTGGAAGGGGCGAACCAGTACAAGAAATGGCTCTTCGCCCTCAGCCTCGATGCGTCGGGCAAGGGGGGCACGACGGGGCAGCAGGCAGGGGGAGGGCAGTCGGCCTCGCCCGGCCAGGCGGCGCCGGCGGGAACCGCTGGCATGCCTTCGGGGTGGTCGTACCCGGGGGCGACGGGGACTCCGGC